From Schizosaccharomyces pombe strain 972h- genome assembly, chromosome: II, the proteins below share one genomic window:
- the erf2 gene encoding palmitoyltransferase Erf2: MSYEKHSDAKASRYAWNQPWNPFEVTLSDPTYPMNLEEKNQIPYRFQSVPDDVPEVPHIESRYKNLPGNNIYLCCGRLQMSSQYKAFLISLFALILPGVLFFIFSAFWLWHHVSPAVPITFAYLYALAVVSMFKCSTADPGILPRNAYSLTYNPAHPWSVIPEDRKVLVGSTRSDSVFVNTVYCHTCHLYRPPRASHCHLCDNCVEYLDHHCIWLNTCIGRRNYRYYFIFLLSVVLSALYLTGLGFYTSIGSFHESTDTNFAAHLRRPWAGVSFFLGIYGALGAILPGILFCYQCYLISVGQNVHEYLRAKSTETEDVHPFHDSIWLNFLVVLCRPKNVSYVRPTRKSYV; this comes from the coding sequence ATGAGCTATGAGAAACACAGTGATGCTAAGGCATCCCGCTACGCGTGGAATCAGCCATGGAATCCATTTGAGGTGACTTTGTCTGATCCAACGTATCCCATGAAtttggaagaaaagaacCAAATTCCTTATAGATTTCAATCCGTTCCTGATGATGTTCCGGAAGTACCGCATATTGAAAGCCGATATAAGAATTTACCAGGAAACAATATCTATTTATGTTGTGGTCGATTGCAAATGTCATCTCAGTACAAAGCTTTCCTCATTAGCTTGTTTGCCTTGATTCTTCCAGGAGtccttttcttcatcttttctGCTTTTTGGCTCTGGCATCATGTCTCTCCCGCTGTCCCTATTACCTTTGCTTACCTGTATGCCTTAGCCGTTGTTTCCATGTTCAAGTGCTCGACTGCTGATCCAGGAATTCTTCCTAGAAATGCATATTCTTTAACTTATAACCCTGCCCATCCCTGGTCTGTAATTCCTGAAGACCGTAAAGTCCTTGTTGGATCCACTCGGTCTGACTCTGTCTTTGTTAATACAGTTTATTGCCATACGTGCCACTTATATCGTCCTCCACGTGCAAGCCATTGTCATTTATGTGATAATTGTGTTGAATACCTTGATCATCACTGCATTTGGTTAAACACTTGCATTGGTCGTCGAAACTACagatattattttatttttttgttatctGTCGTTCTTTCAGCTTTGTATCTAACTGGATTGGGGTTCTATACTTCTATAGGAAGTTTTCATGAATCCACAGATACAAATTTTGCGGCGCATCTTCGTCGTCCATGGGCTGGCGTATCTTTCTTCCTTGGCATTTATGGGGCACTTGGAGCAATACTTCCTGGCATCCTTTTCTGTTACCAGTGCTATTTAATATCTGTTGGTCAGAATGTTCATGAATACTTACGAGCAAAGAGTACAGAAACTGAAGATGTACATCCTTTTCATGACAGCATATGGCTCAATTTTCTGGTTGTCCTTTGTCGTCCTAAAAATGTGAGTTACGTTCGTCCCACTAGGAAGTCTTACGTGTAA
- the ser2 gene encoding phosphoserine phosphatase Ser2 — MVNAAIVVSSNRPNVLEQISSLFRDGKTRSLGEQWTLVSGQLKGTFEDAKDACNRISATENVDCNCLSEATFSTKKKLVVFDMDSTLIQQECIDELAAEAGIQKEVATITSLAMNGEIDFQESLRRRVSLLQGLSVDVINKVIGKITFTPGAKQLCHCLKQMGATLVVASGGFVPMAEYVKGQLDLDYAYANVLEFSDDGKFLTGKVQGAIVDGQRKASILREKREELGLNKLETMAVGDGANDLVMMAESGLGIAFKAKPKVQLLADSKINLPSLQNALYLLGIDEQQQKKLLENKN; from the exons ATGGTCAACGCAGCCATAGTTGTTTCCTCAAATCGTCCAAATGTGCTTGAACAGATTTCCTCCTTGTTTAGAGATGGGAAGACTCGTTCTCTGGGGGAACAGTGGACTTTAGTATCAGGCCAACTTAAAGGAACGTTTGAAGATGCTAAAGACGCTTGTAACCGCATTTCTGCTACTGAGAATGTAGACTGTAATTGCTTGAGTGAAGCAACATTTTCCACTAAAAAGAAGCTTGTAGTATTTGACATGGACTCGACGTTGATTCAACAAGAGTGTATTGACGAGCTCGCGGCAGAAGCAGGCATCCAGAAAGAGGTTGCTACGATTACATCTCTTGCAATGAATGGGGAAATTGACTTTCAAGAATCACTTCGTCGTCGCGTTTCTCTACTACAAGGGTTGAGCGTCGATGTCATAAATAAAGTCATTGGCAAAATTACTTTCACTCCAGGAGCTAAACAGCTTTGTCATTGCCTTAAGCAAATGGGTGCGACTCTTGTTGTCGCTAGTGGTGGATTTGTTCCAATGGCTGAATATGTCAAGGGACAACTGGACTTGGACTATGCATATGCCAATGTACTTGAATTTTCCGATGATGGTAAATTCCTCACTGGAAAAGTTCAAGGTGCAATTGTAGATGGACAACGAAAAGCTTCCATTTTGCGTGAAAAGAGGGAAGAGTTGGGTTTAAATAAGCTCGAAACGATGGCTGTTGGGGACGGAGCTAACGATTTGGTCATGATGGCCGAATCCGGTTTAGGAATTGCGTTCAAAGCTAAACCCAAAGTTCAATTATTG gCTGATTCGAAAATCAATCTTCCATCTTTGCAAAACGCTCTTTACCTCTTGGGTATTGATGAgcaacaacaaaaaaagctattggaaaacaaaaattaa
- the pof9 gene encoding F-box protein Pof9, with product MAKSPFLELSYDILLEISTYLDYKDIVHLSETCKSLSYVFDDKTIWHRFCARVQGLTNVVPVVDDNYKRPYAVWKDRGYAYSWGQQIRNYLGRVVNTNQYPRDRPGALTGKDVRSTIQVQVGGYGMYLLNENGNLYVTGVPNNVGPELMRDLEPIVKIHAGREFCLALGETGHLYQVSLKTRICLTDEQNMLSAYRGRIANFKSGWDSHSAYVPGIGFLVWHTGRESEAQLFQPEASMKEFVLNDYVHCAGFLVYTVASPQKKGAVFRLDLDQATQHTLGRELKRFASHDPHQGWHLAGSFETFTCLSDDGNTVYMGHANTKQVDDDPVIHDFLQNRGIKQLAHGDHHHLYLTSDHSIWSWGVELRYCGCLGLGSLHLQEQTSDPSIVSDPRTARNIVSIPHQIHFSGTCYSVAAGGWQSAALAISESVLPEVNVPPITTFSIIRPSRVPALRFLAAPATRTLERDG from the exons ATGGCTAAATCACCATTCCTGGAGCTTTCTTACGATATATTGCTAGAAATTAGTACATATCTTGATTATAAAGATATAGTTCATTTGTCAGAAACATGCAAGTCACTTTCGTATGTTTTTGACGACAAAACAATTTGGCATCGATTTTGTGCACGGGTCCAAGGTCTCACCAATGTAGTCCCAGTTGTTGATGATAATTACAAAAGACCCTATGCTGTATGGAAAGACCGAGGATACGCTTACTCATGGGGGCAACAGATAAGAAACTATTTGGGCCGCGTCGTCAATACAAATCAGTATCCTCGAGATCGTCCTGGTGCATTGACTGGGAAGGACGTTCGTTCTACTATTCAGGTTCAAGTTGG AGGTTATGGgatgtatttattaaatgaaaacgGAAATTTATATGTTACGGGGGTACCAAACAATGTTGGGCCCGAATTGATGAGAGATTTAGAGCCAATTGTGAAAATCCATGCTGGTCGAGAGTTTTGTCTTGCACTCGGTGAGACGGGACACTTGTATCAAGTATCTCTAAAAACACGAATTTGCTTGACAGATGAACAAAATATGCTATCAGCCTATCGCGGAAGAATTGCTAATTTTAAATCAGGTTGGGACTCGCATTCGGCGTATGTGCCGGGCATTGGCTTTCTTGTCTGGCACACTGGACGAGAAAGTGAAGCGCAACTTTTCCAGCCAGAGGCATCGATGAAGGAATTCGTGCTGAACGATTATGTTCACTGCGCAGGATTCCTAGTGTATACTGTCGCATCACCTCAGAAAAAAGGCGCCGTGTTTCGTTTAGACCTGGACCAAGCTACACAACACACGCTAGGAAGAGAATTGAAGAGGTTCGCTTCGCACGACCCCCATCAAGGTTGGCATTTAGCAGGCAGCTTTGAAACTTTCACATGTTTATCGGACGATGGCAATACTGTTTACATGGGTCATGCTAATACCAAGCAGGTCGATGATGACCCGGTTATCCACGACTTTCTCCAGAACCGAGGAATTAAGCAATTGGCGCATGGCGatcatcatcatctttACTTAACAAGCGATCATTCCATATGGTCGTGGGGTGTTGAATTACGTTATTGTGGGTGTTTAGGTTTGGGTTCTCTTCATTTGCAAGAACAGACATCTGATCCCAGCATTGTTTCTGATCCACGCACCGCACGCAACATCGTTTCCATTCCACATCAAATTCACTTTTCAGGAACTTGCTATTCAGTTGCAGCCGGCGGATGGCAAAGTGCTGCTCTCGCCATTTCGGAATCTGTTTTACCCGAAGTCAATGTGCCTCCAATTACAACTTTTTCTATCATCCGACCATCCAGAGTTCCAGCGTTGCGCTTTTTAGCTGCCCCTGCGACTCGGACTTTGGAAAGGGACGGCTAG
- a CDS encoding mitochondrial 37S ribosomal protein mS42, whose amino-acid sequence MSFQQRFARALDVGYKNFLSKDAVRNIFAYDNHLRGLVQKECKIHQTPYRVPSDLMVQSASDPARANLFNYSSQLVNHDFFFSGLISPERPSADADLGAINLKPGIDASFGSFGELKSQMVDVGNSVFGDGWLWLVYSPEKSLFSLLCTYNASNAFLWGTGFPKFRTNAIVPLLCVNLWQYAYLDDYGLNGKKMYITKWWDMINWTVVNNRFQATRIESL is encoded by the coding sequence ATGAGTTTTCAACAGCGCTTCGCCAGAGCGTTGGACGTGGGCTACAAGAATTTTTTGTCAAAAGATGCGGTCAGGAATATCTTTGCTTATGACAACCACTTACGAGGCCTAGTACAAAAAGAATgtaaaattcatcaaacTCCGTATCGTGTGCCTTCAGATTTAATGGTTCAAAGCGCTAGTGACCCAGCCCGCgctaatttattcaattacTCTAGCCAATTGGTAAATcatgattttttcttttccgGCCTTATTTCTCCAGAACGGCCCTCTGCAGATGCAGATTTAGGAGCTATCAACCTAAAGCCTGGAATTGATGCATCCTTCGGTTCATTTGGTGAGTTGAAGTCTCAAATGGTTGACGTTGGCAATTCAGTTTTTGGTGATGGTTGGCTGTGGTTGGTATATAGTCCagaaaaatctttattttccttattATGCACGTACAATGCGTCAAATGCCTTTCTTTGGGGAACAGGATTTCCTAAGTTTCGTACCAATGCAATTGTACCGCTTTTATGCGTTAACCTTTGGCAATATGCGTATCTTGACGACTATGGTTTaaatggtaaaaaaatgtacatTACAAAATGGTGGGATATGATCAATTGGACGGTCGTCAACAATAGATTCCAAGCTACGCGCATTGAATCCCTTTAG
- the kgd1 gene encoding alpha-ketoglutarate dehydrogenase: MLRFIPSSAKARALRRSAVTAYRLNRLTCLSSLQQNRTFATQPTDDFLTGGAADYVDEMYDAWKKDPNSVHASWQAYFKNVQERGVSPSKAFQAPPLLDYADSYTALDSSLINGNNYADIDVGIYMKVQLLVRAYQSRGHHLAKLDPLGINVNHNRPSELTLEHYGFTESDLNRTIHLGPGILPNFREAGRKTMTLREIVETCEKIYCGSFAVEFTHISSRKRSNWILSHLETPTPFRYSHDQKIMIFDRLSWADSFERFLFTKFPNDKRFGLEGCEAMVPGMKALIDRSVDEGISNIVIGMAHRGRLNLLHNIVRKPAQAIFSEFRGTQDPDDEGSGDVKYHLGMNYQRPTPSGKRVSLSLVANPSHLEAEDPVVLGKVRAIQHYTSDEASHEQSMGILIHGDAAFAAQGVVYETFGLHALPGYSTGGTVHIVINNQIGFTTDPRFARSTPYCTDIAKSMEAPIFHVNGDDVEAVTFICQLAADWRKAFKTDVVVDIVCYRRHGHNETDQPSFTQPRMYKAIAKHPPTFKIYTQQLLQEKTVSKAEVDAQEKRVWDILESSFESSKNYKSDHREWLSNPWVGFASPKDLMTKILPSYPTGVNIDTLKQIGKALYTLPEGFDAHRNLKRILNNRNKSISSGEGIDMPTAEALAFGTLLEEGHHVRVSGQDVERGTFSQRHAVLHDQSSENVYIPLNHLSPNQASFVIRNSSLSEYGVLGFEYGYSLSSPNALVVWEAQFGDFANNAQCIIDQFIAAGETKWLQRTGIVLSLPHGYDGQGPEHSSARMERYLQLCNEDPREFPSEEKLQRQHQDCNIQAIYVTKPSQYFHALRRNIHRQFRKPLVIFFSKSLLRHPAARSTIDEFDEKHGFKLILEEEEHGKSILPPEKIEKLIICSGQVWVALSKAREENKIDNIAITRVEQLHPFGWKQMAANISQYPNLKEIIWCQEEPLNAGAWTYMEPRIYTILKHLGRDLPVRYAGRPPSASVAAGNKQQHLAEQEQFLNDALL, encoded by the coding sequence ATGCTTCGTTTCATACCCTCTTCAGCTAAAGCAAGGGCTTTACGTCGTAGCGCCGTAACTGCCTACCGTCTCAACAGATTGACGTGTCTTTCTTCTCTTCAACAAAATCGTACCTTTGCTACTCAACCTACTGATGATTTTTTGACTGGAGGCGCCGCCGATTACGTAGATGAAATGTATGATGCATGGAAAAAAGATCCTAACAGTGTACATGCATCTTGGCAAGcatatttcaaaaacgTTCAGGAACGTGGAGTTTCCCCTTCCAAAGCTTTTCAGGCTCCACCTTTGCTGGACTATGCTGATTCTTATACTGCTTTGGACTCTTCTCTCATTAATGGTAATAACTATGCTGATATCGATGTTGGTATTTACATGAAAGTTCAGCTCTTGGTTCGTGCCTATCAATCCCGTGGTCATCATTTGGCCAAGCTCGATCCGCTTGGCATCAACGTTAACCACAACCGTCCTTCCGAATTAACACTTGAACATTATGGTTTTACGGAATCTGACCTTAATCGCACAATTCATCTGGGTCCTGGTATTTTGCCTAACTTTCGTGAAGCTGGCCGGAAAACCATGACTTTACGTGAGATTGTGGAAACTTgcgaaaaaatttattgcgGAAGCTTTGCCGTTGAGTTCACTCATATTTCCTCACGTAAGCGCTCCAATTGGATACTGTCTCACTTAGAGACTCCCACTCCTTTCAGATACTCTCAtgatcaaaaaattatgatttTTGATCGTCTGAGTTGGGCTGATAGTTTTGAACGTTTCCTGTTCACCAAGTTTCCTAACGATAAGCGCTTTGGCCTCGAAGGGTGTGAAGCCATGGTTCCCGGTATGAAAGCGCTTATTGATCGTTCTGTTGATGAGGGTATTAGTAACATTGTTATTGGCATGGCTCATCGAGGTCGTCTGAATCTTCTTCACAATATTGTTCGTAAGCCTGCTCAAGCTATCTTCTCAGAATTTCGTGGTACCCAGGATCCTGACGATGAGGGATCTGGTGACGTAAAGTACCATCTAGGTATGAATTATCAACGTCCCACACCATCTGGTAAACGTGTTAGCCTGTCTCTTGTAGCTAATCCTTCACATTTGGAAGCCGAGGATCCTGTGGTACTTGGTAAAGTTCGTGCTATCCAACATTATACTAGTGATGAGGCTAGTCACGAACAGTCTATGGGTATTTTGATTCATGGTGATGCGGCTTTTGCTGCTCAGGGTGTTGTATATGAAACATTTGGTTTACATGCTTTACCTGGCTACAGCACTGGTGGTACTGTTCACATTGTCATTAATAATCAAATTGGATTTACTACTGATCCTCGTTTTGCTCGCTCTACCCCCTACTGTACGGACATTGCCAAGTCTATGGAGGCTCCTATTTTCCATGTCAATGGAGATGATGTAGAGGCCGTCACTTTCATCTGCCAACTTGCAGCAGATTGGCGTAAAGCTTTCAAAACGGATGTTGTTGTTGATATTGTTTGTTACCGTCGACATGGTCACAATGAAACCGATCAGCCTTCTTTCACGCAACCAAGAATGTATAAGGCTATTGCCAAGCATCCCCCTACGTTTAAAATATACACACAACAACTTTTACAAGAAAAGACGGTTTCAAAAGCAGAAGTTGACGCACAAGAGAAGAGAGTCTGGGACATTCTCGAGAGCTCTTTCGAGAGCAGCAAAAACTACAAGTCTGACCATAGGGAATGGTTATCCAATCCTTGGGTTGGTTTTGCATCTCCTAAAGATTTAATGACTAAAATCCTTCCTTCTTATCCTACTGGTGTAAACATCGATACATTGAAGCAAATTGGCAAGGCATTGTATACTCTTCCGGAAGGTTTTGATGCCCACAGAAATCTTAAAAGGATCTTGAACAATCGTAACAAGTCAATTAGCTCAGGTGAAGGTATCGATATGCCAACCGCCGAGGCATTGGCCTTTGGTACTCTTTTAGAAGAAGGTCATCACGTTCGTGTGAGCGGTCAAGATGTCGAACGTGGCACATTTTCCCAAAGACACGCTGTTTTACACGATCAGAGTTCCGAAAACGTTTACATTCCATTGAATCATCTAAGCCCTAATCAAGCAAGCTTTGTTATTCGTAACTCTTCTCTGTCTGAATATGGTGTTTTAGGTTTTGAGTATGGTTACTCTTTGTCATCACCTAATGCTCTTGTCGTCTGGGAAGCTCAATTTGGTGATTTTGCTAACAATGCTCAATGTATCATAGATCAATTTATTGCAGCTGGTGAAACTAAGTGGCTTCAACGTACCGGTATCGTACTTTCTTTACCACATGGTTATGATGGTCAAGGTCCTGAGCACTCTTCTGCTCGTATGGAAAgatatttacaattatGTAATGAAGACCCTCGAGAGTTCCCTTCCGAAGAGAAGTTGCAACGTCAACATCAAGATTGTAATATTCAAGCCATTTATGTTACTAAGCCATCGCAGTATTTCCATGCTCTTAGGCGTAACATTCACCGGCAATTCCGTAAACCATTAGTTAtctttttctcaaaatcATTACTTCGTCACCCTGCTGCCCGTTCCACTATCGATGAGTTTGACGAAAAGCATGGATTTAAGCTGATTCTTGAAGAGGAGGAGCATGGAAAATCTATTTTACCACCTGAAAAGATTGAAAAGCTGATTATCTGCTCCGGCCAAGTTTGGGTCGCCCTCTCTAAAGCTCgtgaagaaaacaaaattgatAACATTGCTATTACTCGTGTTGAGCAATTGCATCCTTTTGGCTGGAAACAGATGGCAGCCAATATTTCGCAGTATCCTAATTTGAAGGAAATTATTTGGTGCCAAGAAGAGCCCCTGAATGCAGGTGCTTGGACTTACATGGAACCACGTATTTATACAATTTTGAAGCACCTTGGACGTGATTTGCCAGTTCGCTATGCTGGACGTCCGCCATCTGCAAGTGTCGCTGCTGGAAACAAGCAGCAGCATTTGGCTGAACAAgagcaatttttgaatgatgCCCTACTTTAA
- the sul1 gene encoding sulfate transporter translates to MSFIKKIKHYFADPADLPQDEAPDSVPGLVPPPSNFVPVYPEPTYSDTVSKKGTIVRVVRHTASKLTKHGDSSQSLSTLPNNDISVGEYVEPLPSVPGWLKQNIFSHFGTRLLHYLRSLFPIMNWLPRYNWNWLVYDFIAGITVGCVVVPQGMSYAKVATLPAQYGLYSSFVGVAIYCIFATSKDVSIGPVAVMSLVTSKVIANVQAKDPNYDAAQIGTTLALLAGAITCGLGLLRLGFIIEFIPVPAVAGFTTGSALNIMAGQVSSLMGYKSRVHTNAATYRVIIQTLQNLPHTKVDAAFGLVSLFILYLVRYTCQHLIKRYTKFQRVFFLTNVLRSAVIIIVGTAISYGVCKHRRENPPISILGTVPSGFRDMGVPVISRKLCADLASELPVSVIVLLLEHISIAKSFGRVNDYKVIPDQELIAMGATNLIGVFFHAYPATGSFSRSAINAKSGVRTPLGGIFTAGVVVLALYCLTGAFYYIPNAVLSAVIIHSVFDLIIPWRQTLLFWRMQPLEALIFICAVFVSVFSSIENGIYTAVCLSAALLLFRIAKPSGSFLGILKIANKFDDDENSIDVVRDIYVPLNQKGMNPNLTVRDPPAGVLIFRLQESFTYPNAGHVNSMLTSKAKTVTRRGNANIYKKASDRPWNDPAPRKKKNAPEVEDTRPLLRAIILDFSAVNHIDTTGVQALVDTRKELEIYAGDEVEFHFTDINNDWIKRTLVAAGFGKARDATKYTSRSIEVGSAAPLRDIETPMAPGNSRIVMPSSVRVRPFDEEEAIESSIPAIVSEDGADSDTISVSDDKDKKVEGHRPSQDPTFSHHEYYPVISTTYPFFHVDVTSAVVDIQYRHVLDVNYKPKIVTNEVENENIEHSDGAA, encoded by the coding sequence ATGTCTTTTATCAAGAAAATCAAACACTACTTTGCGGATCCTGCTGATTTACCTCAGGATGAGGCTCCCGACAGTGTGCCTGGTCTTGTTCCACCACCATCTAATTTCGTCCCTGTTTATCCCGAACCAACTTACTCAGATACCGTCAGCAAAAAGGGCACTATTGTCCGTGTCGTCCGTCATACTGCTTCCAAATTAACCAAGCATGGTGATTCTTCTCAATCTCTATCCACCCTTCCTAATAACGACATCTCCGTAGGTGAGTATGTAGAGCCGCTCCCTAGTGTTCCTGGTTggttaaaacaaaatatttttagtCATTTTGGAACACGTTTGCTTCATTACCTACGATCTCTATTTCCCATTATGAATTGGTTACCCCGATACAACTGGAATTGGCTTGTCTATGACTTTATCGCCGGTATCACTGTCGGTTGTGTTGTCGTACCTCAAGGTATGTCTTACGCCAAAGTCGCTACATTGCCTGCGCAATACGGGTTGTATTCCTCCTTTGTCGGTGTTGCTATCTATTGTATTTTTGCTACTTCCAAGGATGTCTCGATTGGTCCAGTGGCTGTCATGAGTTTAGTTACCAGCAAAGTCATTGCTAATGTACAGGCAAAGGATCCTAACTATGATGCTGCTCAAATTGGTACCACACTAGCATTGCTAGCAGGTGCCATTACTTGCGGTTTAGGTCTTTTACGACTTGGTTTTATCATTGAGTTCATTCCTGTTCCCGCTGTTGCTGGCTTTACCACCGGATCGGCCCTTAATATTATGGCTGGTCAGGTTTCTAGTTTGATGGGTTATAAAAGTCGTGTCCATACTAATGCTGCAACCTACCGTGTCATCATTCAGACATTACAAAATCTTCCTCACACAAAGGTAGACGCTGCCTTTGGGCTAGTAAGTctctttattctttatctTGTACGATATACATGCCAGCATCTAATTAAGAGGTATACTAAATTTCAACGTGTTTTCTTCCTCACCAATGTGCTTCGTAGTGCCGTCATCATTATTGTCGGCACGGCTATTTCTTATGGTGTTTGCAAACATAGACGAGAGAATCCTCCAATTTCCATTTTAGGCACAGTTCCTAGCGGCTTTCGTGATATGGGTGTCCCCGTAATTTCTCGCAAATTGTGTGCCGACCTCGCTAGCGAACTTCCTGTCTCTGTCATCGTTCTTTTGCTCGAACATATTTCTATTGCTAAATCTTTTGGTCGTGTTAACGACTATAAAGTTATTCCTGATCAAGAGTTAATCGCTATGGGTGCAACTAATTTGATTGGTGTGTTTTTTCACGCCTATCCCGCTACTGGTTCTTTCTCCCGATCTGCCATTAACGCTAAATCTGGTGTTCGCACCCCTCTTGGAGGAATTTTCACTGCTGGTGTGGTAGTCCTTGCATTATACTGTTTAACCGGTGCCTTTTATTATATTCCAAATGCCGTTTTATCCGCCGTCATCATCCATTCTGTTTTTGATCTCATCATTCCTTGGCGACAAACTCTCCTTTTTTGGCGTATGCAACCTCTTGAGGcattaattttcatttgtgCCGTCTTTGTATCTGTTTTCTCTTCCATTGAGAACGGTATTTACACTGCTGTTTGTCTTTCTGCCGCATTGCTTTTGTTTCGTATTGCCAAGCCTTCTGGTTCCTTTTTAGGTATTCTAAAAATTGCGAACAAGTTCGACGATGATGAAAACAGCATTGATGTCGTTCGTGATATTTACGTTCCTTTAAATCAAAAGGGCATGAACCCAAATTTGACCGTCCGAGATCCTCCTGCTGGCGTTTTAATCTTCCGTTTGCAAGAAAGCTTCACATATCCCAACGCTGGCCACGTTAATTCCATGCTGACTTCAAAAGCCAAGACCGTTACTCGTCGTGGTAATGctaatatatataaaaaagcCAGTGATCGACCTTGGAATGACCCTGCTCCTCgtaagaagaaaaatgcaCCTGAAGTCGAAGATACACGGCCATTACTTCGTGCCATTATTTTAGATTTCAGTGCTGTCAATCATATTGATACTACTGGTGTTCAAGCTCTCGTTGATACTCGTAAAGAGCTTGAAATTTATGCCGGAGATGAAGTAGAATTTCATTTCACAGATATTAATAATGATTGGATTAAGAGAACTCTTGTGGCGGCTGGCTTTGGCAAGGCAAGAGACGCTACAAAATACACTTCTCGATCGATTGAAGTTGGCAGTGCTGCACCACTTCGTGACATTGAAACGCCAATGGCGCCTGGTAACTCTCGAATAGTCATGCCTAGTTCGGTTCGTGTTAGGCCATTTGACGAGGAAGAAGCCATTGAAAGTAGCATTCCGGCAATTGTTTCAGAAGATGGCGCAGATTCCGATACTATATCTGTTTCAGATgataaagataaaaaggTTGAAGGTCATCGTCCTAGTCAAGATCCTACGTTTTCCCACCATGAGTATTACCCTGTTATATCTACGACATACCCATTTTTCCATGTGGATGTGACTAGCGCTGTCGTAGATATCCAATATCGTCATGTGTTGGATGTGAATTATAAGCCCAAAATTGTCACGAATgaagttgaaaatgaaaatatcgAGCACTCAGACGGTGCCGCATAG